TTTCGGGAATAGGGCAGAAAGTCCAAAGATCTTATAAAAGGCAACCATCGGAGTGGGTAAACCGCGTTTGCTTTCTGCTAAGAACTGGCCTTTGCCATCCACCATTTTTACACCCAGTCCACCTGCATTTGGATGTTGATCCATAAAATCTATACACTTTTTAAAAGTGTCTTCTTCGACCAGAGTATCCGGATTGAGCAATAGCACATAATCCGCTTTCGAAATTCGAATGGCTTGATTATTTGCAGATGAGAAACCTTTATTGTCTTTATTGGCAATGATCTGAACTTCAGGGAACAATCTTTTGGTCATTTCTACAGAACCATCGGATGAGTTGTTGTCTACAACGATGGTTTCAATTGGAGCTAATTGAGCCGCCTTTCTCACTGAGTGAAGACACTGCGCTAAAAAATACTCTACATTGTAGTTGACAATTATGACTGTTAACCTTGGTTTCTCCTGCATCCTAAATCAATCTAAACTATAAGGAATTGTCATATGGCGTTCTGTGCAATAAAGAACGACCCAATGTGATTTCATCCGTGTACTCCAATTCATCTCCAATTGGAATACCTCGTGCGATTACGGTAGTTTTTACATCCAGGTTCATTAATCTCCTATAAATGAAAAAACTGGTGGTATCACCTTCCATAGTTGAATTTAAAGCGAAAATAACTTCTTTGATACCTTCCTGTTCCACACGTTGAACTAAAGAATCAATATTTAAGTCACTGGGGCCAATACCGTCTACCGGAGATATATGACCACCTAAAACGTGATAAGTGCCGAAGTATTGCTGCGTGTTTTCAATAGCAATGATGTCCCTCAAATCCTCAACCACACAAATAGTTTTGTGCTCTTCTCGTTTTAGATTTCCACAGATATCACATATGGGTGTTTCAGAAATATTATGGCATTTTTTACAAAAGCCAATGTCATTTCGCATGCTTACAATGGAGTTAGCGAAATGATGAACATTATCTTTAGGTTGTCTAAGCATATGTAATGCTAGACGTAGTGCGGTTTTTCGTCCAATCCCTGGAAGTGAAGCAAACGCTTCAACACCTTGTTGTAATAATTTCGAGGGGATATTGTTCATGCGCCAAATTTAATATTTATACCTGCTATTTACATGTTTATTTCGAATATCCTGTATGATGCTTCTCGCAAGTGAATTATTGAGTGTGAAATGTGAATATCTCTTCCCAAAATGAGAACAAAACCTTTTGAAAATACACTTCATTTGTGGGATGTCGCCAGAATTAATCATTTCAGTAATAGTCATATACTTTTTGGTATTAATGGCTGTAGCTCATTATACCAGTGAAAATAGTAATTCAGGATTCTTTATGGGGAATCGCCAGTCACCCTGGTATGTGGTCGCTTTTGGCATGATTGGAGCTTCTCTTTCTGGAGTGACATTTCTTTCTGTTCCTGGATGGGTGGCAGGAATTAAGTTTACCTATATGCAGATGGTGTTGGGCTATTTGTTAGGATATGCTGTGATTATTACGGTCTTGTTACCCTTATATTATAGGTTGAATCTAACGTCTATATATTCATTTTTAGGTGATCGGTTTGGAGTCAATTCGTATAAAGTTGGCGCATGGTTTTTTATGATATCCAGAGTGATTGGAGCCGCATTTAGATTGTATTTGGTTGCTATGGTTTTTGATTTAACCATATTTCAAAAGTTGGAAATGGACGTCCCATTTGCAGTTATTGTATTGATTACAATTGGATTGATTTGGTTGTATACTTCCAAAGGTGGAATGAAAACTATTATTTGGACAGATACATTGCAAACGGCTTTTATGTTGATTGCGGTTGTGGTCACATTGTGGGTAATCGCAGATCGAATGGATTTAGGTTTAGCAGGTATGGTGCAGACGATTCACGATAGTCCGTATTCTCAAATGTTCGAATTTTCAGATTGGAAAAGTTCCCATTTCTTTTTGAAAGATTTTCTGGCTGGAGCATTCATTGCGGTAGTAATGACCGGACTGGATCAGGATATGATGCAAAAGAATTTAACTTGTAAGACGTTAGGAGAATCACAAAAAAATATGGCGTGGTTTAGCTCCACCCTGGTCTTTGTGAACTTGATGTTCCTATCTCTAGGGGCATTGTTATACATTTTTACCGCTCATGAAGGAATCGCGATTCCTGAGAAAGGAGATGCATTATTTGCAACCATAGCCACGGATGGGCATTTGGGAATTGTAGTGGCATTATTTTTTGTTTTGGGGTTAATTGCAGCGGCTTATTCCAGTGCGGATTCCGCATTAACTGCTTTAACGACTTCTTTTAGTGTGGATATTTTAGAGGTGCAAAAGATGAGTGAGGAACGACAGATTCAGGTGCGTAAAAATGTTCATGTTGCGATTTCGGTAGTTTTGGCGATTGTTATTATCGTATTCAAACAGTTTAATGACGATAGTGTCATTAGTGAATTGTTTAAACTAGCAGGTTTTACCTACGGACCAATTTTAGGATTGTTTGCATATGGAATTTTTACCAAAAAAGCGATTCATGATAAGCTGGTTGTTTGGGTGGCCGTTATTGCGCCACTAGTGACTTATGTGCTGTATAAAAACTCAGCAGAATGGTTCAACGGATATAAAATCGGATTTGAACTCTTACTGATCAACGGGCTATTCACTGTTATTGGATTAATCCTGATTTCGAAAAAGAATTAAGGATTAAATAGATTGATCACATAGATGTTTTTCCACATTTTTCCAGTGACATAAAACTTTTTGCTTTCGGGGTGATATGCAATTCCATTAGTTTCTAACGCCTGATCTCCAATTCGATCTTCTTCTAATTTAAGATCAGTCAAATCAATTTTAGCCATTACTTTTCCGTTATCCATATCGATTTTAATGACCCAATCGGTTGTGTAAACATTGGCATAAATAAAACCATCCACGTATTCTAATTCATTCAGATAATTTACCGGACGACCATTATCAAATACTCTTAAAGTGGCAGTTTTCTCCAATGTGTTCGGGTCTATGAAATGCAAATCAGGGGAGCCGTCACTCATGATCAGAGATTCCCCATCTGTAGTAAGTCCCCAGCCTTCACGTGTCGGGATTTGGAACGTACGTAATTGTTTACGGGAATTAAAATCATAAACAAATCCTTCACGACTTTTGTAGGTGAGCTGATATACTTTATCGTTTAATATGGTAATACCTTCACCAAAGTACTTTTTAGGAAGTTGATTGTGAACGTCAATTTCTCCGGTACTAAAATCGACTGATCCGTATACCGAAACTGTTGAAGGTAAATTTTGAGGTGAACCCGTGCTTTCAAATAGTTGATCATTATAAAACAGAAAGCCCTCTGTAAATGAATTGGTAGAATGCGGTATTTTCTGATCCACAGAATACTTTAAGGTTGGAGTAGGTAGCTTTTTGGGGCGTTTTACCTTTTTACTTTTAGGAGGTGTAGACTCTCCGCAAGCAGAAAAAACGAATATGGAGCAAACCAAAATTATGGCTGGTAATGATCTCATGGTTTTGAATATTTCGAGCGCAAAATAATGATAAAATAGGTCAGAATTAAGATTCTTGAAATGGGATATAAATTTTTCATACATTTGCGTCCAGTTTGTGGTAATGATATCTGCCCTAAAGTGCCGAATTGGCTGATGATGTCTACAGGAAAGTTAAAAACTTAAGTAGATGGCTATGTCAAAAAATACAATTGCTACACCACAGTTCTCCATTCAAAATTTTCAGCATTATTCTCTGTTCCTACTCAAGTGGATTCTCATTGCTATTGTAATTGGTTTGCTAACAGGGAGTGGCTCAGCCTGGTTGTTAATGGCTTTGGAATGGGTAGGTTCATACCGTGATGCGCATATTTGGATTGTTGCGCTATTGCCAATTGGAGGCCTTATCGTTGGACTTTTATATCATTATTACGGAACGGATGTCGTAAAAGGAAATAACCAAATTATTGAGGAATTTAATAGTCCCAGACAGATTATTCCATTTAAGATGGCGCCATTGGTTTTTATAGGGACGGTGATTACACATTTATTTGGTGGTTCTGCAGGTCGAGAGGGGACTGCCGTTCAAGTTGGAGGCGCTATTGCAGATCAATTTACCAAATGGTTTCATCTTCGTGATGATGATAGAAAGTTGCTGTTGGCAATGGGAGTAAGTGGTGGATTTGCATCTGTATTTGGAACGCCCCTGGCTGGAGCCGTTTTTGCTCTGGAGGTTTTGATTGTAGGAAGGATGCGCTATGAGGCTTTGATTCCTAGTTTTCTTACCGCCATAGTTGCGGATTACGCATGTGAGTTATGGCCAGTTCATCATACACATTATCAAATCAGTGAGGTGCCGGAGATGATTCCTCAAACATTTTTATATGCGATTATAGCAGGAGTGTTTTTTGGACTTACTTCGATTTTGTTTTCCAAGTCGATTCACTTTTTTAGCGATAATTTTAAACGATTTGTGGTATATCCTCCTTTAAGACCGTTAATTGGAGGAGTGGTACTCGCAGTAATATTTTTAACTTTGGATACTTCAAGGTTCATGGGGTTGGGAGTTCCCACAATCTCAGCAGCATTTGTAGAACCTCTTCATTCATATGATTTTATTCTAAAATTATTATTTACTGCGTTTACAATAGGAGCAGGATTTAAAGGAGGAGAGGTAACGCCCTTATTTTTTGTTGGAGCAACGTTAGGAAATGCTTTAATGTGGGTTTTGCCATTGCCTATGTCTTTGTTGGCGGGAATGGGATTTGTTGCGGTCTTTGCCGGTGCAACAAATACTCCTTTAGCATGTATCTTAATGGGGATTGAGTTATTTGGAATTGAGAGTGGGGTATTTGTAGCTATTGCTTGTGTGGTAGCTTATTTGTTTTCCGGACATACCGGAATTTATACTTCACAAATAATAGGAAGTCCAAAGCACAAGAATTTTGAAGGACAGAAGAAAAAGACAATTAGCGAACTAAATCATAAATAACAAACTAACATGAAAGTATATAACGTAATTGGAAATATCCTGGATATAGAAATTGTATCGGATACCGTAATGCCAGATGATATTAAGAAAATAGAGTCTGTGATGGAGAAGATGTTGAATCAGTATGATAAGATTTCTATCCGAATCACTTTGGGAAGACATTTGGAAATGACGCTTAAAACGCAATTAGAGGTTTTAAAAGCAGGAATCCAAATGCATCAATATATTCATCGTTTAGCAGTAATTGGAGATCGAAATGTGCTGAAGTTACTTACAGCCGTTGATAACCTGGTGGTACCATGGCAAGAAAAGTATTTCCATATTGATGATTTGGAGCAAGCTGAAATATGGCTGAAGGAAGATTAGTCTCTGCTTACGATTAGCTTCATTCTAGATTGAAATATTTCTTCGGATAGGTTCGTCTAATGAAATAAAAGTTTCAGTATGGGTGATGCCTTTTATTTGTTGAATTTGAAAGTCCAATACTTTCATGAGGTGTTGATTATCTAAAGCGTATAGTTTGATAAATAGCCCGTAACGACCTGTGGTGTAATTGACTTCCACCACTTCCTTAATGCGTTCCAATTTTTCTATCACTTCTTCGTACAGATAGTTCCGATCAATAAATACTCCTACGAAGGCGCATGTATTGTATCCCAGTTTTTTTTCATCTAATCTTAGGGTGAATTCTTTAATTACTCCTTTACGTTTAATTTTTCCGATACGCTGATGGATTGCAGCACTCGTTACATCAAGAAAATTGGCTATATCCACAACTTTCATTCTGGCATCTTTAATCAGGAATTTTAAGATTTTTTTATCGGTACTATCTAAATTAAAGTTCATGATGAATATTTTGTGGGATTTGCTTTCAAAAATATGCTTAAAAAAGCATTTTAAAATAAAAAATGATAGCAAAATAGTTGTTTGTGTAATGAAAATTTAAAAATCCAACGTTGAAGATTTAATCTATTTATAGTATTGCCCAGATTTCGTTAAAAAACAAAATAGAGGATAATCAGATTTTTTAAAAAGGGTATGAAAACAAAAAGAAGTGGAGCAAAATATTCGGCAATTGTTGGAATTGGAGAAGAGTTAAATCGATTGTCAGTCCAGACCGGTAAAGAATATTTACCGTTAAATCGTGGGGTGAATTCGGTGACCTTATTAGATTTAAATCCCATCATTGATGAAATTGATTTTAATTCGAAAGAGATTCAGTTGTACCCTGCAAATTCAGGAATGCAGGAATTAAAGGATGCGATTAATTTGGAGTATTTTGCAGGTGCTGCGAATTCGGATCATATTTATATCACCAATGGGGGGATGAGCGCGTTAGATTTAATTATTAGTTCATTGGATTGTGATACTATTTACGCGCATAATTTCCATTGGGGAGCATATCGAAATATTTCCATTTCGAATCAAGTAACACTGGACGTATATCCGGATTTTGATTGGTTATCTTCCAACATAGACCTGTTGAGAGGGAATGCAATTATTATTTGTGATCCTAATAATCCATTAGGCACAAAGTATGACGATGAAAAGTTATTAGAAGTAGTTCAGTTGCTTACGGTAAACGATGTTACTGTAATTTGGGATGGACCTTATAGACGGTTATTTATAGATCATTCGGATACGTTGTATCAAGACTTGGCTCAAAATGAGAATCTGATTATTACCGAGAGTTTTTCAAAGTCTATTGGTTTACCGGGACAACGTTTAGGTTTTATTTATGTGAAGGATGCTGAATTTGGCGAAGAACTTAATATTAAAATTCTATACACCACCAATGGGATAAATACTTTCGCACAGTTGTTAGTGACAAAGCTTTTTTCTACAACTCAGGGACAAGAGATCATTAATGACTTTAAGAAAACCACTGTGGAAGGAATTCAAAAAAATATCCAGTATTTAAAGGACAATGATCTATTGGTTGAGCGATACTATCAAGATGCAACACCAGTAGGAATTTTTGTTGTAATTAAGAAAACATATCAGGAATTATTAGATCACAGAATCGGATCAGTTCCTTTAGATTTCTTTACTCCAAATAAAGATGAAGTGGATAATGTATCACGAATCTGTGTGTCGGTGGAACATGAAAAGTTTGTGCGTTTCTTTAAAGTTTTTGAAAGAGAAATGGTCATGTAATGAAACCTGTTTCATTGAGTTCAAGTAGAAGTTGAAGAAGACTTTTAACAATCTATCTAGTTATAAAGAATAACGTGGACTAAAGTCAAAAATCTAAAAGTACTTTACAATGAATCTGGGTTAATTAATCGGGACATTTGGAGTGGTTTTTTGATGGATGATGATACAAATCGTTTTTCCTGGAGCAAGTAGCACTCCTGGTTTCTGACGGAAGTATATAAATCCTTCAATACTAGATTCAAATTCTAAGGAAAATGTATCAGATTCGATATCACAAAGAATATCTCCTTTTTGGATTCGATCTCCGTCAGATTTTAACCATTTGGATATTTTGAAGTGTTCTCCCAGATTGAGGGGTGGGATTTCAATTTCAGAAAATTCAATATGTGGATTTTCCTTCTTGTAATGTTTAATAGTTTCGGGACTATATTCGATATAGTGATTGGAAACCTTAGCTGGCGATTTGACGAGTTTTGAAAAGAAGCGATTAAAAAGGTTGTTGTTAGAAGCCATGTAGAGTTGATACTAAATAATAATCACGTAATGTCTCAAATGTAGACATTTTAAGCAGAGAATCGAAAATTCTAAAATTGATTAAAAAAAGAAAGCTATCTTTAGCCCTTTTTGAAAAATAACGACATGCAAGAAGGAACAATCTTTGGACATCCAAAAGGACTATTTATTTTATTCTTTACCGAGCTTTGGGAGCGTTTTTCATACTATGGAATGCGAGCCATTTTGGTACTTTATCTCACGGCAGAAACTACAGATAAGTTAAACCCGGGTTTAGGCTGGACAAGTAAAGAAGCTTTGGCGCTTTATGGATGGTACGGCATGTTTGTCTATTTTATGGGGATTTTTGGAGGTGCTATTGCCGATAATTGGTTAGGTCAAAAGAAGTCTGTTCTGATTGGAGGTGTTTTGATTATTCTCGGGCAATTTGCTTTAGCCATTGATAGTATTAATGCTTTTATGGGAGGATTGGTGTTACTGGTCTGTGGAGTTGGATTATTAAAACCGAATATTAGCACCATGGTAGGTAGTTTATATGCTGCCGGAGATGAACGGAGGGATGCCGGGTTTACCATATTCTATATCGGAATTAATATTGGAGCGGTATTGGCTCCATTGATTATTGGTTATTATGGAGAAACAGTCAATTGGCATTTAGGATTTTCACTCGCTGGTTTTGGGATGATTTTAGGACAAATTGTTTACGTTTTTGGAGGTAAATATTTGAAGGGAGTAGGAGATTTATTGAAGCATTCTGAGGAACATGCACATTTGGTTAATAAACCATTGACCAAAATTGAAAAGGATAGAATTCTTGTGATGTTCATTTCATTCTTGATTGTTATGGTGTTTTGGGCAGCATACGAACAGGCTGGTGGTCTAATGAATTTGTATGCCAGAGATAAAATCAACCGTGTGGTAATGGGGTATGAAATTCCAACAAGTTTCTTCCAGTCATTACATGCGTTATACGTGGTGATATTGGGTGCGCCAATGGCTTATTTCTGGACGCAGTGGCGTAAAAAAGGCAAAGAATCATCTTCGGTTTTTAAGATGGGAGTGGGTTCTATTATTATGAGTTTAGGTTTTGTGGCTTTGATGGGAGCAGCATATGATGTTTCTGAAAGTGCTTTAGGTAAAGCTCCTGTTTATTGGCTATTCCTTTCATACTTTTTGCATGTAGTAGCAGAGTTAAGTTTATCGCCAGTGGCATTGTCTTTTATCACGAAATTGGCTCCTGCAAAATATGCGAGTTTAATGATGGGCACTTATTTTGCAATTACCGGATTGGGTAACAAAGTAGCTGGTTTGCTGGGAGAAGCGGCTCAGGACTCTGGAGAAATGGCCATTTTTACCGGGATTACGGTATTCACTTTCTTGCTGGGTGTTTTGATTTTAATATTCGTGAAGAAACTTAAAGCGTTGGCTCATGGCGCTGAAGACGTAGGTCATACTGAGACTTTTGTAGAGCCGGAATAAATAGATTGGTATTAGATTTTTTGATTTAAGTCAAATATAAAACTTGATATAATCAGGACTTTTGTAGGGAAGTTAAATCCTAACAATGAAAAAGTTCATTTTCGTAAATCTGATTTTTATTATCGGGATGATCATTTTGACATTAAATCATATTCATGCCTGGTGGGTATGGGCGATCTATATTGCTATTTGGTCAATTTCTGATTCTTATTTTGCTAAAGATTTCCATTTAACATGGGTACAATGGGTTTGGATTATTTTGGGGCTATCCGTGTTAGATATAGGGATATTAACAGTTTTATCCTGAGTTAGAAAGATTTTATTTTTCCGGATTATAGATTAGCTTTATCCTTATGAAATGGTATCTGCTGTTCATAGGGTTAGCTTTTTGGGGATGTAAAACATCCGAACCTGTTTCTGAGAGATTACCGGTATGTGGAGGATCATATCACGACATCGTTATTAAGGAAAAAGATTACTATGTAGTTTGTAACATAGATGATACAGCCCAAAGTAATCCCGTTAGAAATAGTCAGGAACCCTTTTTATTAATAGATATAGAGACCCAAAGTGATACGCAGAACTTGTTTATCATGCTTATTGAAGAAGAAATTCCAGAGATTATCAGAGAAATGGGAATTATAGGAAAATCATATTGTTCTATTCAAATATCATCTGGGGGGCATATCAATGAAGTGAAAACTTTAAGGACAGTTTTGCCTTATAAATACAATTACATAGAAAACCGACTTGTAAAGATATCTCAAGAATATCAGGTAATGGATCAGACATATTATGATCGGGTGTTTTACGTGATGGTGAATTTGAGAATAAGATAATCAACGCGATTTAAATAGAAAGGGGAGCAATTTGCCCCCCTTTTTTGCTATGAGAAAAAATCCGATTTCCGATACTACAACTACCTTGAAATCGATAGAAAACTATTTGACAATAAATGTTGAGGTATTGATTCCTCCATGCGTATTAATTCTGATCATGTAAATACCAGAGGTCAGTTGAAGATCAATGGTTACTTTCTGACTATTAGGTTTCTGATTTAATACCAGATTACCGGAAATATCCAGTATTTCAACTTTTTCAATGGTTTGTGTTGTTTCAATATGAAGCTGGTCACTTACCGGGTTAGGGTAAATGCTGAAAAGGTTGTGGTTCAACTCATTGATTGAAGTACCGATCACATTGTATTTTTCAGACTCTTTTGCGCAACCATTGTTTAGAGCTACATACACCACGTAATCACCATTGGCTGTAGCCTGATGTGTCATTTGATCAGCTCCGGTGATATTGGAGCCGTCTAGTTTCCATTGGTAAATGTCGGCAGAAACGGTTGTTGACAACATAAATCCGTTTGCGGTAATAACCGGTTGTTGTGGAGCTCCTTTCTTAGTAACGGTAATTGTATCTGAATGGTCAGACCAACAGTTGGCATCAGCAATTTTAACGAAGATTTGAGCAGCATCCTTTACAGTAATCTGCGGATCTATACTTCCATTTGACCACTCATATTGAATTGCACTAGGTGCATTTAATATGATAGAATCTCCGTCACAGAATGAGAAATCTGCACTATTCGTTGTAATGGTTGGAGTTGTAGGCTTTGTCAATTGGTTAATGCTGGTGAAAACGGTATCATTTGTATAACAACCATTATCTACCCCAATAGCCCAAATATTTTGTGCTTGAAGTATTTGTAAGCTATTACCGATTGAACCATCACTCCATAAAGTAGAATCTGTAGAAGACGTGATGTTTAATGTATCTCCCTGACACAGGTCTACATTTGCACCGGTAGAAAGAATCGGTAGCGTAGGATTTCCTTTTAATGAAACGTTCAAAGTATCATATTCGGTACACCCCTGTTTAGTCACAGCAACCCAGTAGGTATCTGCGCTATCAATTTGAAGAGAAGCTATGTTTGTTCCTCCTTTCCATAGGATTGAATCGTAGTTCAATACATTATTTTGAATAGATAAAGGAATATTACTACAGATACTCGTGTCGTTGCCCAGATCTAATCCAAGTGGAGCCGTTGAGTTGAATACGGTATTTAAAGTATCATTTGATGTATTGAAATCGTTCATTTTGCGTAACCATACTTTGATGTTATACACATCCGGAGTGCTTAAATCTTCGGTTCCGATAGTAAATAATGTATCCTGTCCCACTAGTAGCCGGTCATAATAAGCTCCGGTAACTACCGGGTTATTATTGATTTGATATGAGAACTCAATAGGATACAAATCAGTTTCACCCACATTTTTAAGTTTTACCTGAATGTCTTCATTGGCAGAAAGCGAACAAGAACCATTCATACCAGGTAATGCAGAAATGGATTGTAGTGCAATATCTGTTCTTTGATTAGAAACGATGATATCATCAATGGCCCACCAGAATTTAAATGTGCTATTATTGGTAGAGTAGTAGGTAAATCGAATCTTCGCATTTGAAACCCCTGCGAGCTCAGTAATGTCAATGGTTCTTGGTGCTAGAATGCCAATGTTGGGTTGCGTATATACTGCAGAGAAAGAGTTGTTGATCTCAACCCCATTACTTTTATAGACTTCTATCCAACTTGACCCGTTATATACATCGATTTGGGTATAAACCTCTCCCAAATAATTACATAAATAAGCCTCATGCCATGAAAGACTTAATGTGTCAAAATCACTGGCATCAAATGAAGGCGTTTCTAAATAAGATGAATCGGGATCAGTGAATCCAACATTGTATTGATAATGTTGTCCGTCAAATACAGCGAAAGG
This genomic interval from bacterium SCSIO 12643 contains the following:
- a CDS encoding T9SS type A sorting domain-containing protein, yielding MKNNILFAVLMLVLLPTLHSQTTKHNILDSFSSSFWKTLKTPGGSRFALGNSGNLFKQVAGCNDWEKVTIPSTVTQSFRDISFPSAQTGYISGVSGRLMKTVDGGTTWATVNTTTTAALVSTFFINDSTGFISGGGSGGKIIYKTTNYGDTWQDVTPTGLASTPYELLFANADTGYALCTNGEILKSTNGGDNWTTIHPASSGISSIYAGCLVNDSTIYGAGASGTIIKTTDYGQTWQTLNSGTTSFLWGIRFANDSVGVAMGSSGKLLLTIDSGQTWNPQNVPYSSTIRDISWENEHAGVIVGSSGLIYEFDYQKDHHILLEEHFCAPSDSVSYYGWTNNGIANANEKFRFDNPNTNGVSYVMNSPFAVFDGQHYQYNVGFTDPDSSYLETPSFDASDFDTLSLSWHEAYLCNYLGEVYTQIDVYNGSSWIEVYKSNGVEINNSFSAVYTQPNIGILAPRTIDITELAGVSNAKIRFTYYSTNNSTFKFWWAIDDIIVSNQRTDIALQSISALPGMNGSCSLSANEDIQVKLKNVGETDLYPIEFSYQINNNPVVTGAYYDRLLVGQDTLFTIGTEDLSTPDVYNIKVWLRKMNDFNTSNDTLNTVFNSTAPLGLDLGNDTSICSNIPLSIQNNVLNYDSILWKGGTNIASLQIDSADTYWVAVTKQGCTEYDTLNVSLKGNPTLPILSTGANVDLCQGDTLNITSSTDSTLWSDGSIGNSLQILQAQNIWAIGVDNGCYTNDTVFTSINQLTKPTTPTITTNSADFSFCDGDSIILNAPSAIQYEWSNGSIDPQITVKDAAQIFVKIADANCWSDHSDTITVTKKGAPQQPVITANGFMLSTTVSADIYQWKLDGSNITGADQMTHQATANGDYVVYVALNNGCAKESEKYNVIGTSINELNHNLFSIYPNPVSDQLHIETTQTIEKVEILDISGNLVLNQKPNSQKVTIDLQLTSGIYMIRINTHGGINTSTFIVK